A genome region from Leptodactylus fuscus isolate aLepFus1 chromosome 6, aLepFus1.hap2, whole genome shotgun sequence includes the following:
- the LOC142209589 gene encoding potassium-transporting ATPase alpha chain 2-like — protein sequence MSSQEPPDVHAIPITEKVVEKPKDSAFPGLKGKKNKKVENLKKELEINDHKLTIEELEKKYSVDIKKGLTTATAEEYLTRDGPNKLTPPKGTPEIVKFLLLMAGGFSIVFWISSALCFLAYGLQAAQDPNVAKDNLWLAIILIAVVVMTALFAYYQEAKSTNIMAGFKNMVPQQALVLRDGKRIEMIAEKLVAGDIVYIKGGDKIPADIRLLESHGCKVDNSSLTGESEPQSRGVECTDENPLETKNLGFYSTTCLEGTACGIVINTGDRTVIGRIASLASQVGNQKTPIALEIEHFVHLISGLAVGVGIIFFIISVAMGYNALNAVIFCIGIVVAYVPEGLLATVTVCLSLTAKRMAKKNCLVKNLEAVETLGSTSVICSDKTGTLTQNRMTVAHLWFDNMIHSADTSEDQTGEPFDMDSDTWKALGQIATLCNRAEFCADQEGVAINKRTVNGDASEAALLKFTENVLGDVMSERAKHKKLMEIPFNSSNKYQVSIHNLDETNYILVMKGAPERILDRCSTIMIDGEERPLDDEMKQNFQEAYMALGSMGERVLGFCQKILSPPEYGSCYPFDAEKGNFPLDKLNFVGLISMIDPPRSTVPDAVMKCRSSGIKVIMVTGDHPITAKAIAKNVGIISSTSETVEDIATRLGVPVERVNPRDACAAVVNGGEIIDMSSNELDDILSHHTEIVFARTSPQQKLLIVEGCQRLGAIVAVTGDGVNDSPALKKADIGVAMGIAGSDAAKHAADMILLDDNFASIVTGVEEGRLIFDNLKKSISYTVTKNIPEMIPFMVYVIISCPLPLGTITILFIELGTDIIPSIALAYEKAENDIMTRKPRNPHKERLVNMQLLSYSYFHIAAMETYSGFVNYFTVMAQQGFLPVTVIGLRINWEDKNVNELEDSYGQEWTYYQRLEQEWYCYSAFFISIVVCQMMNTIIRKTRRNTLLNSNFFKNKIIFVGILSQIVIGVVLCYVPGLNMGLHFMPIRIQYWFVGIEYTFLILVYDEIRRYLIRKFPGSWVEKELYY from the exons GAACCACCTGATGTTCACGCCATCCCCATTACTGAAAAAGTGGTAGAGAAACCCAAGGACAGCGCATTCCCTGGACTTAAAGGAAAGAAAAATAAGAAAGTAGAAAACTTAAAAAAGGAGCTGGAGATT aATGACCACAAGTTAACTATCGAAGAACTGGAAAAGAAATATTCAGTAGATATCAAAAAG gGTTTGACCACTGCAACTGCCGAGGAATATCTCACCCGGGATGGACCAAATAAGCTAACTCCTCCAAAAGGCACCCCTGAGATTGTCAAATTTTTGTTGTTAATGGCGGGTGGTTTCTCCATTGTTTTCTGGATTTCATCAGCATTGTGCTTTCTTGCATATGGCCTTCAAGCTGCACAGGACCCAAATGTTGCTAAAGACAAT CTCTGGTTGGCCATTATCCTGATCGCAGTGGTGGTGATGACAGCCTTGTTTGCTTATTACCAAGAAGCTAAAAGTACCAACATTATGGCTGGCTTTAAGAACATGGTGCCTCAG CAAGCCTTGGTTCTTCGGGACGGAAAACGTATTGAGATGATAGCAGAGAAACTTGTTGCAGGGGATATTGTCTACATTAAAGGTGGTGATAAAATTCCAGCTGATATACGTTTGCTGGAAAGCCATGGTTGCAAG GTGGACAATTCATCCCTTACTGGTGAATCAGAGCCACAATCTCGTGGCGTTGAGTGTACAGATGAAAACCCTCTAGAAACCAAGAACCTGGGCTTCTATTCTACAACCTGCTTGGAAG GGACAGCATGTGGTATAGTAATTAACACAGGTGACCGTACAGTCATTGGACGTATTGCATCACTGGCTTCACAAGTCGGGAACCAAAAGACACCCATTGCCTTGGAGATTGAGCACTTTGTGCACCTGATCAGTGGGCTTGCAGTAGGCGTTGGCATAATTTTCTTCATTATCTCTGTTGCTATGGGATATAATGCCCTCAATGCTGTTATCTTTTGCATTGGCATTGTGGTAGCCTATGTGCCTGAGGGACTATTGGCAACTGTAACG GTTTGTCTATCCCTTACTGCAAAGCGTATGGCAAAGAAAAATTGCCTAGTGAAAAATCTGGAAGCTGTCGAGACACTTGGGTCCACTTCAGTCATTTGTTCTGACAAGACTGGAACTCTCACCCAAAACCGAATGACAGTGGCACACTTGTGGTTTgataatatgatccacagtgcAGATACCAGTGAAGATCAGACAG GTGAACCATTTGATATGGATTCTGACACTTGGAAAGCTCTTGGTCAAATTGCCACACTATGTAACCGAGCAGAATTTTGTGCTGATCAGGAAGGAGTGGCCATCAACAAG AGAACCGTCAATGGGGATGCCTCAGAAGCAGCTTTATTAAAATTCACAGAAAATGTTTTGGGTGATGTCATGAGTGAAAGAGCAAAGCATAAAAAACTAATGGAAATTCCATTTAATTCCAGCAACAAATACCAG gtttccattcataACCTAGACGAGACTAATTACATCCTAGTAATGAAAGGTGCACCGGAACGTATCTTAGATAGATGTAGCACTATCATGATAGACGGAGAGGAAAGGCCACTGGATGATGAAATGAAACAGAACTTTCAGGAAGCATATATGGCCTTGGGGAGTATGGGAGAAAGAGTCCTTG GTTTTTGTCAAAAGATTCTTTCTCCACCTGAGTATGGATCTTGTTACCCTTTTGATGCAGAAAAAGGAAATTTTCCTCTAGATAAATTAAACTTTGTTGGCCTCATCTCCATGATTGACCCTCCTCGTTCTACTGTTCCTGATGCAGTCATGAAGTGCCGTAGTTCAGGCATTAAG GTTATTATGGTAACGGGAGACCATCCAATCACAGCCAAAGCAATTGCAAAAAATGTCGGCATTATCTCAAGCACTAGTGAGACAGTGGAAGATATTGCCACCAGACTTGGAGTCCCTGTTGAAAGAGTTAATCCTAG GGATGCCTGTGCTGCCGTAGTGAATGGGGGTGAAATCATTGACATGAGCTCCAATGAACTGGATGACATCCTGAGCCATCACACTGAAATTGTGTTTGCCCGGACCTCTCCCCAACAAAAACTTCTCATTGTTGAAGGTTGTCAAAGATTG GGTGCCATTGTAGCTGTGACTGGAGATGGTGTGAATGATTCCCCTGCACTGAAGAAAGCTGATATTGGCGTTGCAATGGGTATTGCTGGCTCTGATGCTGCCAAACATGCTGCTGATATGATTCTTCTGGATGACAACTTTGCTTCTATTGTGACTGGAGTGGAAGAAG GACGTTTGATATTTGACAATCTGAAGAAGTCCATTTCATACACAGTGACCAAGAATATTCCGGAGATGATTCCTTTCATGGTTTATGTGATCATTAGCTGTCCCTTGCCTTTAGGAACCATCACTATCCTCTTTATAGAGCTGGGAACTGATATT ATCCCTTCAATTGCTTTAGCGTATGAAAAAGCCGAAAATGATATCATGACCAGAAAGCCACGTAACCCACACAAAGAGCGACTTGTAAACATGCAACTGCTGTCATATTCCTACTTTCACATTG CTGCAATGGAGACCTACTCCGGGTTTGTGAACTATTTCACTGTCATGGCTCAACAAGGATTCCTTCCAGTTACAGTTATTGGACTCAGAATCAACTGGGAAGACAAAAATGTCAATGAGCTGGAAGACAGTTATGGCCAGGAATGG ACATATTACCAGCGTCTCGAACAGGAGTGGTACTGCTACTCTGCTTTCTTTATTAGTATTGTGGTCTGCCAGATGATGAACACAATCATCCGAAAAACAAGAAGGAATACTCTACTAAACAGCAATTTCTTCAA gAACAAAATCATTTTCGTGGGCATACTCTCACAAATAGTTATTGGGGTGGTCCTCTGTTATGTCCCCGGACTGAACATGGGCTTGCACTTCATGCCCATTAG AATCCAATACTGGTTTGTTGGGATCGAGTATACATTTCTCATCTTGGTTTATGATGAAATTCGAAGGTATCTCATAAGAAAATTTCCTGGCA gttggGTGGAAAAGGAACTTTATTACTAA